Proteins from a genomic interval of Candidatus Aminicenantes bacterium:
- a CDS encoding DUF1566 domain-containing protein, giving the protein MEDEHQRTLKGKVKILYQLEKWQDVIKLCEQYNEKYGKDVEIDMMRFKCERHLQKISPAVEQQAKAVPAPAPRQESPGQGAAMEFNAVEEPPLLLTEDHRAGQKQGVIIMNENPVPAPPKPVAELGADEPFSPPNELIITDPFAEPEPKPDLDHTPYEPYFDADELVISEPAAEDQPIFSLASDEPPVIAGESSSAIKIQIPAPLPEEEMAIIEEPLNKAAEVKIAFDFASNPAMAFDVEPVLAPALFPEAPGAAVPEKAMGMSAEPEAHDAVIIEKPAEVWHPPETFQVEEKVVENARPADEPDMDHFKTPEVRKRTAFNLKYILLLILPLAAAVILWLALSGKLNLTGSSDDEAIITPVATAPPAARQPAAKVTPAPGAEVKPPVGQEPAAKAGPTTAVPQVDESEKLVNEKIKQANDLLKKNDVIRALAVVLEAKRIKVTEPLLQLEELITSKIREDESKAAEQKQAEQNMVQSEDQAYDKANAENTVAAWQGFLQQYPQGERAPRVRNKIIALEKQAAQMVEQEFQQKILQAQKLKLRSDYLGLNQADVNAIMRQLGKPAVRFETVEHGGAKVIVDFSCGLMWTLWNKPMVFDKAKWWANRIYAGYSGWRLPTIEESLTLLQMDRMLYASLADFIVWTGDSVSDQLRAVWVLRLPQGQLLAQGYDQIGYVWAVRKAGK; this is encoded by the coding sequence ATGGAAGATGAGCATCAGAGAACATTGAAGGGAAAGGTCAAGATCCTCTACCAGCTGGAAAAATGGCAGGATGTGATCAAACTGTGCGAACAATACAATGAAAAATACGGCAAGGACGTGGAAATCGACATGATGCGCTTCAAGTGCGAGCGCCATCTGCAAAAGATCTCCCCGGCAGTTGAGCAACAGGCCAAGGCGGTTCCTGCGCCGGCTCCACGTCAGGAAAGTCCCGGACAGGGTGCTGCCATGGAGTTCAATGCCGTGGAGGAACCGCCCCTGCTGCTGACCGAGGACCACCGGGCGGGGCAAAAGCAGGGAGTGATCATCATGAACGAGAATCCCGTTCCCGCTCCGCCGAAACCGGTCGCTGAACTCGGTGCGGACGAGCCGTTTTCACCGCCCAACGAGCTGATCATTACCGATCCCTTCGCCGAGCCCGAGCCCAAGCCCGATCTCGACCATACGCCGTACGAGCCGTACTTCGACGCGGACGAACTGGTCATCAGCGAGCCGGCGGCTGAAGACCAACCCATTTTCAGCCTGGCCAGCGATGAACCGCCGGTAATCGCCGGCGAGAGCAGCAGCGCCATAAAAATACAGATTCCGGCGCCACTGCCGGAAGAGGAGATGGCGATCATCGAAGAACCCCTGAATAAAGCCGCGGAGGTCAAGATCGCCTTTGATTTTGCCAGCAATCCCGCCATGGCGTTTGACGTTGAGCCGGTACTGGCCCCGGCGCTGTTTCCGGAAGCCCCCGGCGCGGCGGTCCCGGAAAAGGCGATGGGGATGTCGGCTGAACCCGAAGCTCACGATGCGGTCATTATTGAAAAACCTGCCGAGGTCTGGCACCCGCCGGAAACCTTTCAAGTCGAGGAAAAAGTCGTCGAAAACGCGCGCCCGGCCGACGAACCTGACATGGATCATTTTAAAACCCCCGAGGTGCGCAAAAGGACCGCTTTCAATTTAAAATATATATTGCTGCTCATATTGCCTCTGGCCGCTGCCGTGATTTTATGGCTGGCCCTTTCCGGAAAACTCAACTTAACCGGCAGCAGCGATGATGAGGCTATTATCACCCCGGTGGCCACCGCGCCGCCAGCAGCGCGGCAGCCGGCGGCGAAGGTCACGCCTGCTCCAGGCGCCGAGGTCAAACCGCCGGTCGGGCAGGAGCCGGCAGCGAAGGCCGGCCCTACGACCGCGGTTCCTCAGGTCGATGAAAGTGAAAAACTTGTCAATGAAAAGATCAAGCAGGCCAACGATCTCCTCAAGAAGAATGATGTCATCCGCGCCTTGGCTGTCGTGCTCGAAGCCAAAAGGATCAAAGTGACCGAACCGCTGCTCCAGCTGGAAGAGCTGATCACCAGCAAGATCCGCGAGGACGAAAGCAAGGCCGCCGAGCAGAAGCAGGCCGAACAGAACATGGTGCAATCGGAGGATCAAGCTTATGACAAGGCGAACGCCGAGAACACCGTAGCCGCCTGGCAGGGTTTTCTCCAGCAATATCCCCAGGGCGAGCGGGCTCCACGGGTGAGGAACAAGATCATCGCCCTGGAAAAGCAGGCCGCGCAGATGGTCGAGCAGGAATTCCAGCAGAAGATCCTGCAGGCACAAAAACTGAAGCTGCGTTCCGATTACCTGGGCCTGAACCAGGCGGACGTGAACGCCATCATGCGCCAGCTTGGCAAGCCGGCGGTCCGCTTCGAAACGGTGGAGCATGGCGGCGCCAAGGTGATCGTCGATTTTTCCTGCGGCCTGATGTGGACATTGTGGAACAAGCCCATGGTTTTCGACAAGGCCAAATGGTGGGCCAACCGCATCTATGCCGGGTACTCCGGCTGGCGGCTGCCCACCATCGAGGAGTCGCTGACGCTGCTGCAAATGGATAGAATGCTCTATGCCAGCCTGGCCGATTTTATCGTCTGGACCGGCGACAGCGTCAGCGACCAGCTGCGCGCGGTCTGGGTGCTGCGGCTGCCGCAAGGGCAGCTGCTTGCCCAGGGATACGACCAGATTGGCTATGTCTGGGCCGTGCGCAAGGCCGGCAAGTGA
- a CDS encoding Nramp family divalent metal transporter, giving the protein MTLGDKVKQRLKTPFFANLVIFLSILGPGIITGSVDNDAGGITTYAVAGSHYGYRLLWTLLPAFVVLLVVQEMNARMGIVTGKGLADLIRESFGVKITFYIFLGLLVADIGNTATEFAGIAGSMQIFGVSKYLSVPLAAVAVWILVVKGTYKFAERIFLVFSVFLLSYVVSALLAKPDWLKIGAALIRPQVQFDRPYLGMVIGIIGTTIAPWMQFYMQSAVIEKRIKLKDYRFALWDVIIGCLATVTVAFFIIIACAATLHEQGIEIHEAKDAALALKPLAGAFAGEIFAFGLFVASIFSATILPLATAFYVCEAFGFEAGIDKKLKEAPKFYALFTAIIVIGVIIILIPGAPLIAITIWTQVLNGMLLPVVLICMMIMVNKKEIMGVHVNNRFQNLVGWSTSLLLIILTFFLIAWPLLARLA; this is encoded by the coding sequence ATGACTCTCGGCGACAAGGTGAAACAAAGGCTGAAAACCCCCTTTTTCGCCAACCTGGTCATTTTTTTAAGTATCCTGGGCCCGGGCATCATCACCGGCAGCGTCGACAACGACGCCGGCGGCATCACCACCTACGCCGTCGCCGGCTCCCATTACGGCTACCGGCTGCTCTGGACCCTGCTGCCGGCCTTCGTTGTCCTGCTGGTGGTGCAGGAAATGAACGCCCGCATGGGCATTGTGACCGGCAAGGGGTTGGCCGACCTGATCCGCGAAAGTTTCGGCGTCAAGATCACCTTCTACATCTTCCTGGGTTTGCTCGTTGCCGACATCGGCAACACGGCCACCGAATTCGCCGGCATCGCAGGCAGCATGCAGATTTTCGGGGTCAGCAAGTACCTCTCCGTGCCGCTGGCCGCGGTCGCCGTCTGGATCCTGGTGGTCAAGGGCACCTACAAGTTCGCCGAACGGATTTTTCTGGTGTTTTCGGTTTTTCTCCTCTCCTACGTGGTTTCGGCGTTGCTGGCCAAGCCCGACTGGCTGAAGATCGGCGCGGCCTTGATCCGGCCGCAGGTCCAGTTCGACCGTCCCTACCTGGGCATGGTCATCGGCATCATCGGCACCACCATCGCCCCCTGGATGCAGTTTTACATGCAGTCGGCGGTCATCGAAAAGCGCATCAAACTCAAGGATTACCGTTTCGCGCTCTGGGACGTGATCATCGGCTGCCTGGCCACGGTCACGGTCGCCTTCTTTATCATCATCGCCTGCGCCGCCACCCTCCACGAACAGGGGATCGAAATCCATGAAGCCAAGGACGCCGCCCTGGCGCTGAAGCCGCTGGCCGGTGCCTTTGCCGGCGAAATTTTTGCCTTCGGACTTTTCGTGGCGTCGATCTTTTCGGCCACCATCCTGCCGCTGGCCACGGCTTTTTACGTCTGCGAGGCATTCGGCTTCGAAGCCGGTATTGACAAGAAGTTGAAAGAGGCGCCGAAGTTCTACGCTCTGTTCACGGCCATCATCGTCATCGGCGTAATCATCATCCTTATCCCCGGCGCGCCATTGATCGCCATCACCATCTGGACCCAGGTGCTCAACGGCATGCTGCTGCCGGTGGTGCTGATCTGCATGATGATCATGGTCAACAAAAAGGAGATCATGGGGGTCCACGTCAACAACAGGTTCCAGAACCTCGTCGGCTGGTCGACCAGTCTGCTGCTGATCATCCTGACCTTTTTCCTGATCGCCTGGCCATTGCTGGCGCGGCTGGCCTAG